The following proteins come from a genomic window of Phacochoerus africanus isolate WHEZ1 chromosome 9, ROS_Pafr_v1, whole genome shotgun sequence:
- the NGRN gene encoding neugrin isoform X5 — protein MDKYTHQLQCDSEHRAATAQDLTLCPASASLLQHTPALFDIRHHSALKRQKKAIRFQKIRRQMEAPGAPPRTLTWEAMEQIRYLHKEFAASWSVPRLAEGFDVSIDVIRRVLKSKFVPTSKQKLKQDQKVLKNVGLSRSFQQLPGSGDAWKPLSAGPSMSGSSLMPGEETSSKGHSQTTALKVIELNTYSTDTPRRQKGRNKGIQGLKEEKNFVPVATDLGHPRELQKSSTSDREGTRGTHRDGLPNGKELKEWEAEESGDQNFSNKVVQRGQEFFDSNGNFLYRI, from the exons ATGGACAAGTACACACACCAATTACAATGTG ACTCTGAACACAGAGCAGCCACGGCCCAGGATCTCACCCTCTGCCCTGCCTCTGCATCCCTGCTGCAGCATACCCCCGCGCTCTTCGACATCAGGCACCACAG CGCCCTGAAGCGACAGAAAAAAGCCATCAGGTTCCAGAAAATTCGGAGGCAAATGGAGGCGCCAGGTGCCCCGCCCAGGACCCTGACGTGGGAAGCCATGGAGCAGATTCG gtaTTTACATAAGGAATTTGCAGCATCTTGGTCAGTTCCCAGATTGGCTGAAGGCTTTGATGTCAGCATTGATGTGATCCGAAgggttttaaaaagcaagtttGTGCCCACATCGAAGCAGAAACTGAAGCAGGATCAAAAAGTTCTTAAGAATGTTGGGCTGTCCCGCTCATTCCAGCAGCTCCCAGGCTCTGGGGATGCCTGGAAACCACTCTCTGCAGGCCCTtccatgtcaggttcttcactGATGCCAGGGGAAGAAACATCATCCAAAGGCCACAGTCAGACCACAGCTCTGAAAGTGATAGAACTGAATACTTACAGTACAGATACACCAAGGAGACAGAAGGGAAGGAATAAAGGGATCCAGGGCCTCAAGGAGGAAAAGAACTTTGTACCCGTTGCCACAGACCTGGGTCATCCGAGAGAGCTGCAGAAGTCCTCCACTAGCGATCGTGAGGGTACCAGAGGGACCCACAGAGATGGATTGCCGAATGGCAAGGAACTGAAAGAGTGGGAGGCGGAGGAGTCAGGTGACCAGAACTTCAGCAACAAAGTCGTGCAGAGGGGCCAAGAGTTCTTTGAcagcaatgggaacttcctatacaGAATCTGA
- the NGRN gene encoding neugrin isoform X1 translates to MNAAIPHHSWFHLQPKNFNWMRDPAAIGPCSVSMTTSGRHYFSSTRVRLTSLDPGYSNGRNTVSALNKTNGDMDKYTHQLQCDSEHRAATAQDLTLCPASASLLQHTPALFDIRHHSALKRQKKAIRFQKIRRQMEAPGAPPRTLTWEAMEQIRYLHKEFAASWSVPRLAEGFDVSIDVIRRVLKSKFVPTSKQKLKQDQKVLKNVGLSRSFQQLPGSGDAWKPLSAGPSMSGSSLMPGEETSSKGHSQTTALKVIELNTYSTDTPRRQKGRNKGIQGLKEEKNFVPVATDLGHPRELQKSSTSDREGTRGTHRDGLPNGKELKEWEAEESGDQNFSNKVVQRGQEFFDSNGNFLYRI, encoded by the exons ATGAATGCTGCAATTCCGCATCATTCCTGGTTTCATCTGCAACCCAAGAACTTCAACTGGATGAGAGATCCAGCAGCCATTGGTCCCTGTTCAGTATCAATGACGACATCTGGAAGGCATTATTTTTCCAGCACCAGAGTCAGGCTCACAAGCC TAGACCCTGGCTATAGCAATGGCAGAAATACAGTCTCAGCACTCAACAAAACTAACGGAGATATGGACAAGTACACACACCAATTACAATGTG ACTCTGAACACAGAGCAGCCACGGCCCAGGATCTCACCCTCTGCCCTGCCTCTGCATCCCTGCTGCAGCATACCCCCGCGCTCTTCGACATCAGGCACCACAG CGCCCTGAAGCGACAGAAAAAAGCCATCAGGTTCCAGAAAATTCGGAGGCAAATGGAGGCGCCAGGTGCCCCGCCCAGGACCCTGACGTGGGAAGCCATGGAGCAGATTCG gtaTTTACATAAGGAATTTGCAGCATCTTGGTCAGTTCCCAGATTGGCTGAAGGCTTTGATGTCAGCATTGATGTGATCCGAAgggttttaaaaagcaagtttGTGCCCACATCGAAGCAGAAACTGAAGCAGGATCAAAAAGTTCTTAAGAATGTTGGGCTGTCCCGCTCATTCCAGCAGCTCCCAGGCTCTGGGGATGCCTGGAAACCACTCTCTGCAGGCCCTtccatgtcaggttcttcactGATGCCAGGGGAAGAAACATCATCCAAAGGCCACAGTCAGACCACAGCTCTGAAAGTGATAGAACTGAATACTTACAGTACAGATACACCAAGGAGACAGAAGGGAAGGAATAAAGGGATCCAGGGCCTCAAGGAGGAAAAGAACTTTGTACCCGTTGCCACAGACCTGGGTCATCCGAGAGAGCTGCAGAAGTCCTCCACTAGCGATCGTGAGGGTACCAGAGGGACCCACAGAGATGGATTGCCGAATGGCAAGGAACTGAAAGAGTGGGAGGCGGAGGAGTCAGGTGACCAGAACTTCAGCAACAAAGTCGTGCAGAGGGGCCAAGAGTTCTTTGAcagcaatgggaacttcctatacaGAATCTGA
- the NGRN gene encoding neugrin isoform X2, with amino-acid sequence MAEIQSQHSTKLTEIWTSTHTNYNVTLNTEQPRPRISPSALPLHPCCSIPPRSSTSGTTEELSAQDTGLSPSEDRRGVALSVAVAEPRRPGQPLGQSALKRQKKAIRFQKIRRQMEAPGAPPRTLTWEAMEQIRYLHKEFAASWSVPRLAEGFDVSIDVIRRVLKSKFVPTSKQKLKQDQKVLKNVGLSRSFQQLPGSGDAWKPLSAGPSMSGSSLMPGEETSSKGHSQTTALKVIELNTYSTDTPRRQKGRNKGIQGLKEEKNFVPVATDLGHPRELQKSSTSDREGTRGTHRDGLPNGKELKEWEAEESGDQNFSNKVVQRGQEFFDSNGNFLYRI; translated from the exons ATGGCAGAAATACAGTCTCAGCACTCAACAAAACTAACGGAGATATGGACAAGTACACACACCAATTACAATGTG ACTCTGAACACAGAGCAGCCACGGCCCAGGATCTCACCCTCTGCCCTGCCTCTGCATCCCTGCTGCAGCATACCCCCGCGCTCTTCGACATCAGGCACCACAG AGGAGCTGAGTGCCCAAGACACCGGGCTGTCACCGTCAGAGGACCGCCGAGGGGTTGCCCTTTCCGTCGCCGTGGCGGAGCCAAGACGACCTGGGCAGCCGTTGGGGCAGAG CGCCCTGAAGCGACAGAAAAAAGCCATCAGGTTCCAGAAAATTCGGAGGCAAATGGAGGCGCCAGGTGCCCCGCCCAGGACCCTGACGTGGGAAGCCATGGAGCAGATTCG gtaTTTACATAAGGAATTTGCAGCATCTTGGTCAGTTCCCAGATTGGCTGAAGGCTTTGATGTCAGCATTGATGTGATCCGAAgggttttaaaaagcaagtttGTGCCCACATCGAAGCAGAAACTGAAGCAGGATCAAAAAGTTCTTAAGAATGTTGGGCTGTCCCGCTCATTCCAGCAGCTCCCAGGCTCTGGGGATGCCTGGAAACCACTCTCTGCAGGCCCTtccatgtcaggttcttcactGATGCCAGGGGAAGAAACATCATCCAAAGGCCACAGTCAGACCACAGCTCTGAAAGTGATAGAACTGAATACTTACAGTACAGATACACCAAGGAGACAGAAGGGAAGGAATAAAGGGATCCAGGGCCTCAAGGAGGAAAAGAACTTTGTACCCGTTGCCACAGACCTGGGTCATCCGAGAGAGCTGCAGAAGTCCTCCACTAGCGATCGTGAGGGTACCAGAGGGACCCACAGAGATGGATTGCCGAATGGCAAGGAACTGAAAGAGTGGGAGGCGGAGGAGTCAGGTGACCAGAACTTCAGCAACAAAGTCGTGCAGAGGGGCCAAGAGTTCTTTGAcagcaatgggaacttcctatacaGAATCTGA
- the NGRN gene encoding neugrin isoform X3, which produces MNAAIPHHSWFHLQPKNFNWMRDPAAIGPCSVSMTTSGRHYFSSTRVRLTSHSEHRAATAQDLTLCPASASLLQHTPALFDIRHHSALKRQKKAIRFQKIRRQMEAPGAPPRTLTWEAMEQIRYLHKEFAASWSVPRLAEGFDVSIDVIRRVLKSKFVPTSKQKLKQDQKVLKNVGLSRSFQQLPGSGDAWKPLSAGPSMSGSSLMPGEETSSKGHSQTTALKVIELNTYSTDTPRRQKGRNKGIQGLKEEKNFVPVATDLGHPRELQKSSTSDREGTRGTHRDGLPNGKELKEWEAEESGDQNFSNKVVQRGQEFFDSNGNFLYRI; this is translated from the exons ATGAATGCTGCAATTCCGCATCATTCCTGGTTTCATCTGCAACCCAAGAACTTCAACTGGATGAGAGATCCAGCAGCCATTGGTCCCTGTTCAGTATCAATGACGACATCTGGAAGGCATTATTTTTCCAGCACCAGAGTCAGGCTCACAAGCC ACTCTGAACACAGAGCAGCCACGGCCCAGGATCTCACCCTCTGCCCTGCCTCTGCATCCCTGCTGCAGCATACCCCCGCGCTCTTCGACATCAGGCACCACAG CGCCCTGAAGCGACAGAAAAAAGCCATCAGGTTCCAGAAAATTCGGAGGCAAATGGAGGCGCCAGGTGCCCCGCCCAGGACCCTGACGTGGGAAGCCATGGAGCAGATTCG gtaTTTACATAAGGAATTTGCAGCATCTTGGTCAGTTCCCAGATTGGCTGAAGGCTTTGATGTCAGCATTGATGTGATCCGAAgggttttaaaaagcaagtttGTGCCCACATCGAAGCAGAAACTGAAGCAGGATCAAAAAGTTCTTAAGAATGTTGGGCTGTCCCGCTCATTCCAGCAGCTCCCAGGCTCTGGGGATGCCTGGAAACCACTCTCTGCAGGCCCTtccatgtcaggttcttcactGATGCCAGGGGAAGAAACATCATCCAAAGGCCACAGTCAGACCACAGCTCTGAAAGTGATAGAACTGAATACTTACAGTACAGATACACCAAGGAGACAGAAGGGAAGGAATAAAGGGATCCAGGGCCTCAAGGAGGAAAAGAACTTTGTACCCGTTGCCACAGACCTGGGTCATCCGAGAGAGCTGCAGAAGTCCTCCACTAGCGATCGTGAGGGTACCAGAGGGACCCACAGAGATGGATTGCCGAATGGCAAGGAACTGAAAGAGTGGGAGGCGGAGGAGTCAGGTGACCAGAACTTCAGCAACAAAGTCGTGCAGAGGGGCCAAGAGTTCTTTGAcagcaatgggaacttcctatacaGAATCTGA
- the NGRN gene encoding neugrin isoform X4, which translates to MAVALNLWLGRRVCAVVARCGFASRGVTTPGCTSREPDPDSDREPEERELQEVESALKRQKKAIRFQKIRRQMEAPGAPPRTLTWEAMEQIRYLHKEFAASWSVPRLAEGFDVSIDVIRRVLKSKFVPTSKQKLKQDQKVLKNVGLSRSFQQLPGSGDAWKPLSAGPSMSGSSLMPGEETSSKGHSQTTALKVIELNTYSTDTPRRQKGRNKGIQGLKEEKNFVPVATDLGHPRELQKSSTSDREGTRGTHRDGLPNGKELKEWEAEESGDQNFSNKVVQRGQEFFDSNGNFLYRI; encoded by the exons ATGGCGGTTGCTCTGAACCTGTGGCTGGGCAGGCGTGTCTGTGCAGTGGTCGCTCGCTGTGGGTTTGCTTCCCGGGGGGTGACGACCCCGGGCTGTACCAGTCGCGAGCCGGACCCTGATTCCGACAGGGAGCCGGAGGAGcgggagctgcaggaggtggaGAG CGCCCTGAAGCGACAGAAAAAAGCCATCAGGTTCCAGAAAATTCGGAGGCAAATGGAGGCGCCAGGTGCCCCGCCCAGGACCCTGACGTGGGAAGCCATGGAGCAGATTCG gtaTTTACATAAGGAATTTGCAGCATCTTGGTCAGTTCCCAGATTGGCTGAAGGCTTTGATGTCAGCATTGATGTGATCCGAAgggttttaaaaagcaagtttGTGCCCACATCGAAGCAGAAACTGAAGCAGGATCAAAAAGTTCTTAAGAATGTTGGGCTGTCCCGCTCATTCCAGCAGCTCCCAGGCTCTGGGGATGCCTGGAAACCACTCTCTGCAGGCCCTtccatgtcaggttcttcactGATGCCAGGGGAAGAAACATCATCCAAAGGCCACAGTCAGACCACAGCTCTGAAAGTGATAGAACTGAATACTTACAGTACAGATACACCAAGGAGACAGAAGGGAAGGAATAAAGGGATCCAGGGCCTCAAGGAGGAAAAGAACTTTGTACCCGTTGCCACAGACCTGGGTCATCCGAGAGAGCTGCAGAAGTCCTCCACTAGCGATCGTGAGGGTACCAGAGGGACCCACAGAGATGGATTGCCGAATGGCAAGGAACTGAAAGAGTGGGAGGCGGAGGAGTCAGGTGACCAGAACTTCAGCAACAAAGTCGTGCAGAGGGGCCAAGAGTTCTTTGAcagcaatgggaacttcctatacaGAATCTGA